The genomic interval TATAATTAATATTACCATTCATTAATTTATGGTTGGAAAAAGAATTTTTATTATCAACTGTAACAGTAGTTTTCATATTAATCAATCTTTTCATAGATCTAATAAGAGCTAATGTTGGAGATAGATATGTGCTTGAAAAAATGAAAGAACTTGATGTAAATATAGGTGGAGAGCAGTCAGGATATATAATATTATCAGACTTTGGAACAACAGGAGATGGAGTACTAACATCTGTTAAACTGGTAGAAGCTATAAGAGATTCAGGAAAATCATTAGATGAACTGGTAGGAGAAATAGTAGATTGCCACAACTATTAATAAATGTTAGAGTAGATAATAGTAAAAAAAATCTATGGAATAAAAATGAAGCGATAGTTAAGTTTATACAAGAAAAAGAGTTAGAGATGGCAGGTTTAGGAAGAGTATTAGTAAGAACATCTGGAACAGAACCAATAGTAAGAGTAATGGTTGAAGGAAAAGAGATGGCAACAGTGAACAGAGTAGCAAAAGAGATTGCTGAAGTTGTTGAAAAAGAGTTAGTTTAAGAAAAAATATAAGATTTTGGTTATAGGTAGAGTAAAAAGCTCTACCTTTTTAACTACAAAGTAAAAATATAAAATAAAAGGAGAGACAATAAATGAGCAATACAAAAATAGGAGCAAGAAATTTGTCAGATAAAGAGTTAGAAGTTTTGTTGCCAAATTGGGAAGATATATTTTCAGAGATTGTTAAAATAAGAGATAGCTCGATAAGAAAAGATGAAGAAGACTCAATATTAAAAGAGGAACCTGAGTTTGAGAAACATCATAATAATGTATTTTCAATATTAGGAGAAAGAGGAGCAGGAAAAACGTCTGTTCAATTAAGTTTGAAATATAGACTGATGGAGCACTATAAGAATAAAGAAGAATATAAGAATGATACTATTTTACAGCTGATAGTTCCACAAGATATGGAGGGAAATTCAAGTGCAATAGGGTGGATAATTGCTTATTTTTCAAATTTAGTTGAGAAGATAGAAGAGGATTTTAAAGAAAATAGGCAACTGTTTTATTATGAAAAGAATTGTAAAATTAATCCAGTATTAATGAAATTTAAAGAGTTAAAAAAATCTTTTTTTATAAGAAGTGAAAGTTATAAAAATAGTATAAATAGTGATAACTCTATAACAGAGTACATAGAAAGAAATGGAGAGGTAATAAAAGAGGATATAAATCTTTCTAAAAAATTTAAAGATTTTATAGATGAGTATGTAAAGTATAAAAAAAACGTAAATAAAAACAATGCTTCCGAGCCATTAATACATATATTTTTTGATGACGTAGATATAAGTAATAAAAAATGTTTAATGGTATTAGAAACAATAATGAGATATCTTTCTCATGCAAATATAGTTGTTTTTGTAGCAGGAGATTATTCAACATTTAAAGAGACAATAACACTAAAATATTTAAAAGATGATGGATTGTTGTATAAAGACTTATTGAATGAAACTTTTGAAAAATGTACTGCTTTAGAAGTTCGACAGACATTAGCGTATGATTATTTGAAAAAAGTACTATCGCCAGCTTTAAGGTATGAACTAAAAAAATATAATTTAGATGAAAAGAAAGACTTTAAATATGGTAAGCTAGATGACAATAAATTTAAATTAAAAAACTTAATTGAAGAAAAATTAGGAAATAATTTTAATAATATCTATTATGATCTTTTAGATTCAAAACCTAGAGGACTTATGAATATATACTATTTTTTAGAGAGTGCTAAAAAATATGAAGAGTTAGATGAGAAGAATAAAAATCTTTTTATAAAAAGAATATTAAATATTATAATTGATTCATCTAGTATATTGAATATAGAAAAAGAAAGCATAGAGGAGTTAATAGAGATTCAAGATAAAAAAGTAATAGTTAATTTTGAAAAATTTAGTTTTAAAGATTTCTCTGAACAAAATTTATTGAAACTGTATTTAATGGTTTTTATAGATGAATTAATAAATGAGAATCAAACTATATATGAAAAAGAGATTTTAAACTATTTTGTAGAATATTTTAAAACGAATTTAAACCTAGCTTCGATATCATACAGTTCTAAAGAGATGTATGATATATTCTTAACTAAGAGTGATTTAGTAAAAAATATTGAATTGTTTCATCTCATAAGAAAAGAGCTAGGGAATAGAAAAATAGAGGAGAGTGATTTTATAAGTGCTTACGTTCAAAGTTTAACTTTAATTTTACAAGGGCAATCTATTCCTGATTATTTTTGTGAAAATCTAATTTATAATAAAGAGAAGATTAAAAGAATTATTGAAAAACTTCAGAATAGTAATAAGATAGAGGAAAATCAAGTTAGAAAAGAGATGGAATTTATATTTCAAAATTTGTGTTTAGTAGATGGGATTAGAGATATTATAGAGGAACCTTTAAATATTAATTTGGATGAATGGAAAAAAATATGTGGTGGAATAAAGAAAAAAAATAACTACGAACTACTTTCAGAAAAAAGCTCTCGTTGCTTAGAGAGTAATTTTAAAGAGTTTGGTTTAGGTAGTATGAATATAATGGATACTAGTCTAATTGAAAAGTTGGAAAATATGAGAAAAGATGTAAGAGATATACTAAATACTGCAGAACTTTTAGAGTTTGAATTAGATAATAAATTACAGGAAATAATTGAGTTAGAAGATGAGTGGAAAAATATATTTTTAAGAAAAGATATAAATATTGATGAACAAAGAGAAAAAAGAACTAGATTAATAAATGATTTAAAACAAGAATATTCGAATAATTTGGAAATTGGAGATTTTGTTGAGTTAAGTAAGATAATTCGAGGTGGATTGTTCAGAGAGTTTAAAATTAATACTTTAAAGTTAGATGAAGAGTTACAAAATTTAGGGATAATTTTAGAGAGTAATTCAATGGAGGCAGTAGAAAAACAGATAAAAAAGATCGAGAAAAGTATACAAAATGAAGAGGGTAATTTACAAAGAGTGATGAAAATACGTGAAATAGTAAATAAACTTGATTTTCTTAAAATCCATTATATGGTCTTAAATGAAACTTCAAAATGTAATGAAATAGATGTAAAAGCAGAATTAAATTCAAGTTTTCTTAAAATTAGAGAGAATTATATTGAAATATACGAAAAAGAGCTGAATCACTATTTATATGAGTCACTGTTTAAAAGCAAACCATTAAAAGAGATATCACAGATGTTAGATGATATAGATGAAAGAATTTTTGAATTGGAAAATGGACTTATTTTAAGTAAAGAAATCTTGTCAATAAAAGATGAGGTAATTTTAAATATTATAAAAGAGAGTGCATATTCAAGATTACTTAATTTAAATAACTATATAAATCCAATGAAGTTCTTAAAGTTATCTAAAGATAGTATTAAGAATATAAGAGGACTTTCTTTAAATCAAGGAAAAGATGTAATAAATAAAGAGTTAATTTATGTACAAAATTATATATTAAAAAATATAAATATGAGTAGGGAACAATTTATGAATATAGAGTATGAAGAGTTTGTATCAGATTCTAATTATATAAATTTAAAAGTTTATTTAAACTTATTTAAGATGCTGCTAAAAGAAAAGATGGAGAAAAGTAAAATAAAAATAGCTGGGTCTAGAGAAGAGAAGTTAAAGAGTTTAGAAAAGAGTTTGAAGACTAAAACAAAATTAAAAAACTTATTTAGTGAGAGTAAAAAATGAAAATAGATACAAAATATATAGATAGAACATTGAACACAATACTATCTCCTTTTAGAAATATAGAGTTTTTTGAAAATGATATCTTTAAAAATTCCAAGAATATTAGCGAAGTTTTAAATGAATTATATCCTATATTAAATAAAGAAATAGAAATTTTAAATTTAGATGAATTAGAATTAACATTTAAAAAATTTTATGGATTATCTTTTCAAAAGTTAAAAGATAATCCGGAGAAGAGATATTTACAACTTTTAAAATCTTTTAGTGAAAGTTTTTTAACTCATAGAGATGGTGAAATAACTTTTAAATATTGGAATAGTGAAAAAGACATTTTTAAAGCTTTTGACAGTGTGGAAAAAGTTTTAATTTGGAATAGTTTAACACGAATAATTCCAACAGATATAATTGGAGTTTTATTTTTAAGGGCAAATAAACTAAATGATTTAGAAAACTTGAAAAACTATTCATCTATAATAAAATTAGAGGATAAGCAGTTAAATTCAATACTAAAAAAAGGTATCTCTGAAACTCATCTTCATGCATCTGCTTCAACAGATTTTTATAACTCTTGGAAAAATTTAATGAGATTAAAAAATAGAAATGAAAGTTTTTATGAAGATAGAATACTGGGAAAATTTGAAAAGTTAGAGAAATTTAAAGTTTTAGCAGCTATATATAGAATTTTATTAGCGGATTTTATATGTAAAAGAGATGAAGATGAGTTAGATTTCAAAAGATATCTAAAAGAGAAAAGAAAGGACATATATTATAAATTAGAATACAAAGAGATAAAAGATGGAAATACTCAAGAGTTGGAAGAAATTTTTCATAAGTTAAAAGAGAATATAATTTCTAATGGAAATTTTACGGTTGAAGAGTTTGAAAAGCTAAAAAATGGTGATATTTTAAGATATATTTGGAAAGAGGAAGATATAGAAGAGTTAAAAACAAATGAAGAAAATATTTTTTTAATGAAGTGTTTAAACTATTTAGATTTAGGTGAAAATAAAGATAAAATATTTTTAGAATGTTTCTTTGATTATTTAAAAGTAAAAAATGTTTATTTTAAAATTATGGTTCAAGGAAATAAAGTTAAAGGTTTAGATATTTTTACTAATTATTTTAAAAGGTCAACAAAAATAGGTGCTGATGAAGATGAATATTGGTGGGAGCATAGAATTAGAACTCAATTTAAAGATTCTAATTTAAAAAAAGTTGAATTTAGAATTTCACCAAGTACATCATTTGACATTATGAAAAAAGAGTTATTAGCTATTTTTCAGAGTTATAAAAAAGTTTTAGAAAGTGAGTTTTTTGACGGAGATATAGATTTTCCAAAAATAGGTATAATATACCATTTTATTAAAAGTAGAGATCAATCAAAACTTCAAAAATGTTGGTATAAAAAGTGTAAAAATAAGTCAGAGCACGGATTATTAAATTTTAATAAAAATATAATTCAATATGAAAAAGAAAAAAAGAATATTTTAGAATTAAGAAAAATTAGAAATCTATCAAAATATATTGTAGGAGTAGATGGTGCAAGCATTGAGAACAATACAGAGCCTTGGGTATTTACATCTATTTATGATGGGATAAGAGATAGTGATAATGGTTATAGATGTGATAGTGGACGAGGAATAAAAAGTTTAGGTTTTTCTTTTCATGCAGGAGAGGATTTTAGACATATTATAACAGGCATAAGAAGAATAGATGAAACTATGAAATATTTTAAATATCATTCAGGTGATAGAATAGGTCATGGGATAGCCTTAGGTGTAGATATGAAAAGATGGTGTGAACATCATCCAGTAATAATACTTCCTAGAGTAGAATATTTTGAAAATTTAATTTGGATGTGGGGAAAAAGTCGAGAACGTATCTTAGAAATGAATCTTACTTATTTGGAGAAATTAATTTTTGACACAGGAAAAGATATATATGGGAAAATGGATGGGATAACAATATTTAATTTATGGGAGATGTATTGTAAGAAGTTTGAAAAATTTCATGTAGAAGATATTAGCACAAAAGGTTATAGTCCATGTTTAATATCAGTAGATTCAAATATTGAAGAGTTAGGAAGAGAGAGGTTTGAAAGAGTTTTGTGCTTTAAAGATAAAAATCAAATATGGACACTAGAAAGTCTATTAAAAGCATATCACTGTGAAAAATATTTGTGTAGAATGAATGAACCTATTCAAATAAGAATAAAAAAAGAGGAGATAGAGATATTTGAAAAGCTTCAAAAATTAGTTTTGAAAAAAATATCTGAAGATGGGATAATAATAGAAACTAATCCAACGTCAAATATGGCAATAGGGGAGTTAAAAAGTATTTTTGAACACTATATAACTAATTTAAATAGATTAGAGTATGAAAAAGATGATGAAAATTATAAATATTTAATGGTTAGTATAAATAGTGATGATCCATCTGTTTTTAATTCTATATTAAGTAATGAGTTTGCTTATATATATTATTCTTTGATAAATGAGGGGTATCCAAAAGAGGTAGTTTTGAGATGGATAGATAAGGTAAGAGAGTATGGTATGAATAGTAGTTTTATAGATGATAAAAAGCAAAATTTAGATAAAACTATAATTGAGTTATGCGAAATAATAGAGACTTTAAATAAATATTAATAAATTATAAAATTATAGTTAGAGGTAGAGTTTGATGCTCTGCCTTTTGACATAAATAAAGGAGATGAGTAAATGAAAAAAGAGAAAGTTTTTAAATTTTTATCTATAGCTGTAATGCTTTCTATATTTTGGTTTTCTCATCAAGATGCCAAAGAGTCAGCTAGACAATCAACATATGTAAAAAAACAAGTAAATAAAGTTATAGGTAAAGGAATAAAATATAATATTAGAAAAAATGCTCACTTTTTTATATATATGGTTTTAGGAATGAGTTTACTACTAAGTAGAGAAAAAGCAGGAAAAAGAGAGATTTTAGAAATAGTGGGATTTGTAATACTATATGCTATTAGTGACGAGTTTCATCAAAGTTTTATACCTGGAAGAGGGACTTCTTTTAAAGATGTATGTATAGATACTTTAGGTGGAACAAGTGGAATTTTAGTAGTAAAAACGACCGCTTATACTAGAAATATATACTTTTATAATGAAAGTATTGTAAAATAAGGCTGAAAAGTTGATGGTACTATTTTATACACAAAAGTCCATAAAAATGACTCTTTAATTTGAGATTTAAGGCGTTCGTTTGAAATTGGCCTAATTAGTAGTCATAGAGTTAAAAAATAGTATACAAGAGTATAAAAAGCCGAATAAGGACATGTTCTAAAAATGTATTACAAATATAGAATATTTTGTTAAAAAAATTGCAGAATAATAATTCTGCAATTTTTTTTTATTCAAAATAATTAGGAAATTTCTCTTTAAATAACTCTAGTTGAGGGCAGATATTTCTAAGATGTTCAGAAATTATCTGATTAAACAACTCTTCATTTTTTGTTTCGAGAGCTTCTATAATCTGACTGTGTTGCTCAATTACTTTAGTAGCGTTTATTTTAGAGATTGTGTCTAAAAAACGAAATCTATTATAATCTTGGCTAATATTTTCAATAGAGTTCCAGATACTTGAAAATCCACATTTATTAAAAATAGTAGCATGAAATTGATTATCTAAATAAAAAAATTCTTTAATATCACTTCCAAACTCTAAAATTCCATCTTGAAATTTAACTAATTTTTTTAACTCAATTATATCTTCTGGTGTTAATTTTTCTTGTGCAACTTTAAATACAGATTTCTCAAGAGATTCTCTCATAAACATAGCCTCATCTAATCGAGAGGTACTAATTTTAGATATAAAAGTTCCTTTTTGAGGATAGATATTTACCAAGTTATCTTCAGATAACTTAATAAAAGCTTCTCTAATAGGAGTTCTACTCATATTAAAAAGTGAACAAATCTCAGGCTCACTAATCATATCTCCTGGAACATAAGAAAAATTTATAATATTTTCTTTTAAAGTTCTATAAACATATTCACGGTTACTTTCTTTTAAATTTTTTAAAGCGAATTTCATCATAAAAAAATCCTCCCAAAATTTCGTATTTCTCAACTTGTATATTAGCATTTTTGTAAAAAATAAGCAATGTTAGAACTATATTTATATTTTAAATGGGTTAATTTCAAAATATAAATATAAAAAACGAACAAAAAATTTGACAAAAAAACAAATAAGAAGTATATATATTAATATACAAGTTGAAAGTAAAGTAAAAATGGAGGTTATAAAGTTATGAGAAAATTTTTTAATTTAGTTTTATTTTTATTTATAGCAACAGTTAGTTTTTCTTTTTTTGGTAGTAAAGAGAAAACAGTGGAGTGGAAGTTAGGGCACAATGCAAATACAGATCATATTTGGCATGAAACAGCAGTTAAATTTTCTGAAGCTGTAGAAACTAAAACAAATGGAAAGGTAAAAGTTAAAATTTTTCCAAATGGTCAATTAGGATCAGAAACAGATATGATTAATAGCGTAAGATTAGGAACTTTAGATATGGTTTTAACTGGAGAAACATTACAAAACTGGGCACCAAAAGCAGCACTAATGGCTGTTCCATATGCTTTTAGAGATTTAAATCATATGAATACAGTACTAAATGGTGAGATAGGGCAGGAGATAAAAGAAAATATTCAAACAAATGCAGGATTAATTCCACTTTATTATCATGAGAGAGCGCCAAGAAACCTTACAACGAATAGAGAGATAAAATCTGTTGGAGATTTAAAAGGAATGATTATTAGAGTTCCAGATGTTCCAATCTTTGTAAAAACTTGGGAAAAGTTAGAAGCTAAACCAACTCCAATGTCATTACAAGAGGTATTTACATCTCTTCAACAAAATACAATACATGCACAAGAAAATCCATATGATTTAATATATAGTTTAGGATTTTATGAAGTTCAAAAGTATGCTTATGAAACAGAACATGTAATCCAATGGATATATGCAACAGTTGGTGAAAAGCAGTTTAATAAACTAACACCAGAGCAACAAACTGCAGTTTTAGAAGCAGCGGAAGAAGCTCAACTGTTTGCACAAGGTAAGTTCCAAGAGTTTGTAACTACATCTAGACAGAACTTATTAGATAAAGGAATGAAAATTGTATCAGTAAACAAAGAGGAGTATCAGAATAAAATAATGCCAGAGATGCAAAATATTTTAACACCAGAGCAGTATGAGCTATATTTAAAAATAGTTAATACAAAATAAGAAAGGATGGGATTATGAAAAAAGGATATATAGAAAAAACATTGGAATGTATGGTTATTATTAGTTTTTTAATGCTGATATTAGTTGTGTTTTTACAAGTATTTGCTAGATTTTTTTTACCAAAAGCACCCTCTTGGACAGAGGAGCTTTCTAGATTTTTATTTATATATTCGATTATGACAGCAGCACCCTTAGCTTTAAAAAGAAATGAATTTGTTAGAGTAGATATTTTATTAGTTAAACTAAATAAAAAACTACAACATGTATTAGAAATAATAACATATGTTTTATTAAATATTTTTTTCCTAATAATAGCTTATGAAGGATTTACATTTGGTGAGTTAGGATTAAAACAAACATCACCAGCTATGGGAATTCCAATGTATCTATCTTATGGAACAATCTGTTATTCAGGAGTATTCTTATTAATATATGGATTACAGATTCTTAAAGATAAAATTACTAAAAAGTCAGATATAAAAATAAGTGCAATTAATTTAGAAGAAGGGAGAGTAGAATGGAATTAATGTTATTTGGAGTATTTTTTATACTTTTATTCATAGGAGTTCCAGTAGCTTTTTGCTTAGGATTATCATCTTTTGTTTATCTTTTGCTGAGCGATATACCTTTAGTTGTAATACCTCAAAAGATGTATGCTGGAATAGATTCATTCACTCTACTTTGTATTCCAGGGTTTGTATTGGCTGGAAATCTTATGAATGGTGGAGGAATAACTGAAAGAATTATAAAATTTTGTAACGCCTTTGTCGGACATATTAGAGGAGGATTAGGATTAGCAAATATTGGATCATCGATGGTTTTTGCAGGAATATCAGGAACAGCTTTAGCTGATACAGCTAGTATTGGTGGAATAATGATTCCAGCTATGAAAAAAGAAGGATATAATCCTGACTATGCAGTAGCAGTAACAGCAGCATCCTCAACAATTGGACCAATAATCCCGCCAAGCTTACCAATGATTATAGTTGGAACTCTAACAGGGATATCAGTATCAAAAATGTTTTTAGCAGGAGCTATTCCAGGATTACTTTTAGGTCTAGGGATGATGGCAGTTTCTTATAGAATATCTATAAAGAAAAATCATCCTCAAGGAGTTAAAGTAACCTTAAAAGAAAAAATTAACTGTTTTAAAGATGCTTTTTGGGCAATTATGCTTACAGTTTTAATTCTATTTGGAATTTTAGGAGGAGTCTTTACTCCAACAGAAGCATCGATAGCAGCTGTGTTATATGCTGTTATAGTTGGAAAGTTTATATATAAGGAGTTGAAATTTAAAGATTTACCAAAAATACTTTTAGATTCAATGGTTGGAACATCAGCTATTATGTTATTAGTGGGATTTGCAAATATATTTGCATGGATTTTAACAAGCCAACAAGTTCCTCAAGCCATAGCAGAAGGGGTTTTAGGAATATCTCAAAATAAATATATTGTTTTAATACTTATAAATCTACTTCTTTTATTTGTGGGAACATTTATGGAAACAATAGCTGCATTAGTTATACTATTTCCAGTTTTACTTGGAATAGTTATACCTTTAGGAGTGAATCCAATTCAGTTTGGAGTTATGGTTGTTTTAAATTTAATAATAGGACTTACAACACCACCAGTAGGGGTATGTTTATTTGTAGCTTCTAGTATTGGAAAAATATCTATGGGCGAAGCAATAAAAGCGATAGTTCCATTTTTATTAATTAGTTTAGTGGTATTAGGAATGGTAACATTTATTCCTGCAATAAGTTTATATTTACCAAATTTAATATTAGGATAAAAAGGAGTTCAAATGAAAGCGATAATAGTATCTAAACCAAAAGAATTACAGATTGTAGAAAGAGAAATACCTAAAATATCTGAGGCAACAGACGTACTAGTAAAAATAAAGGCAGCAGGAATATGTGGTTCTGATGTTCATATTTATCATGGAACTTCTCCAGTGGCAACTTATCCAAGAGTAATAGGACATGAAATGGTTGGAGAGGTTATAGGTGTTGGAGAGGGTGTAAAAGATTTAGAGATTGGAGATAAAGTCGTTGTTGAACCGATGATTGCATGTGGTGAATGTTATGCATGTAAGTCAGGAAGACCAAATGCATGTTCATCTCTTAAAGTTAGAGGATGTCATGTAGATGGAGGATTTCAAGAATATTACGTAGCTCCTAGAAAAAATATATTTAAATTTGACAGTTCAATCTCTTGGGAAGAAGCAGCTATGATAGAACCATACACAATAGCTGATCAAATAACTTGGAGAGCAGATATAAGAAAAGGAGATTATGTTTTTATAATTGGTGCAGGACCAATAGGACTATGTGTTTTAGAGATGGCTAAATTAAAAGGTGGAATTTGTATAATTTCAGACTTTAATGAAAAAAGATTAAAAGTAGCTAAAGAGTTAGGTGCTGATTATGTAATTAATCCAAATTTAGAAGACCCTTTAACTAAAGTTAGAGAGATAACTAATGGAATGGGGTCAAATGTAACAATAGATGCAGTTTGTTTACCAAAAACATTTGAGCAGGCTATTGAAATAACATCTGTAGCTGGAAGAGTTATGTGTTTAGGATTTTCTAAAGACACTTCAGAAATTGCTCAGTTAGGTATAACTATAAAAGAGTTAGATGTTAGAGGTTCAAGACATCAGACATATAAATTTGCAAATGTTGTAGAGCTATTTAATGATAGGAAATTACAAGCTAAAAAATTAGTATCAAATGTTATCCCTTTTAAAGAGGTAGATAAAGCGATGGATTTAATAGAAAATAAACCAAATGAAATTTGTAAAATAGTACTTACATTTTAAATAAAAGGAGAAAGACAACATGAAAATGACATTTAGATGGTATGGAGAGGGAAATGATAGTGTAGAGTTATCTCAAATTAAACAAATTCCTGGAGTGGAAGGGATAGTTTGGGCACTACATGATGTTCCAGTTGGGGATGTTTGGCCAATGGATAGAATATTAGAGATAAAAGAACAAGCTGAAAAAGCAGGATTACATATAGATGTAGTTGAAAGTGTAAATGTTCATGAGGATATAAAATTAGGATTACCAACAAGGGACCAATATATTGAAAATTATAAAAAAACAATTGAAAATTTAGCCAAAGTTGGAGTAAAAGTAATTTGTTATAACTTTATGCCAGTATTTGACTGGACAAGAACAGATCTTTTTAAAGAGTTAGAAGATGGATCAACAGCACTGTTTTATGAAAATGCAAAAGTAAAAGATGTAGATCCTATGGAACTTATAAAAAGTGTAAGTAAAGGAAGTGAAGGATATACAATGCCAGGTTGGGAACCTGAAAAATTTGCAAGATTAGAAAGTCTATTTGAAGCATACAAGGAAGTTGACGAAGAGAAGTTATGGGAAAATTTAAGATATTTCTTAGAGCAGATAGTACCTGTAGCAGAGATAAATGGTATAAAAATGGCGATTCATCCAGATGATCCACCTTGGTCAATATTTGGGTTACCAAGACTTATGACGTCAGGGAAGAATTTGAAAAGATTATTAGAGTTAGTTGATAGTCCATCAAATGGATTAACTCTTTGTTCAGGTTCATTAGGTGCAAGTCCAGAGAATGATATCCCATCTATAGTAAGAGAGTTTTCTGATAGAATACCTTTTACTCATATAAGAAATGTAAAGATATATGAAAATGGAGATTTTATAGAAACTTCACATAGAACATGTGATGGATCTATAGATATATATGATGTTGTAAAGGCTTATCATGAAGCTGGATTTGAGGGGTATGCAAGACCA from Cetobacterium somerae carries:
- a CDS encoding transcriptional regulator, which translates into the protein MSNTKIGARNLSDKELEVLLPNWEDIFSEIVKIRDSSIRKDEEDSILKEEPEFEKHHNNVFSILGERGAGKTSVQLSLKYRLMEHYKNKEEYKNDTILQLIVPQDMEGNSSAIGWIIAYFSNLVEKIEEDFKENRQLFYYEKNCKINPVLMKFKELKKSFFIRSESYKNSINSDNSITEYIERNGEVIKEDINLSKKFKDFIDEYVKYKKNVNKNNASEPLIHIFFDDVDISNKKCLMVLETIMRYLSHANIVVFVAGDYSTFKETITLKYLKDDGLLYKDLLNETFEKCTALEVRQTLAYDYLKKVLSPALRYELKKYNLDEKKDFKYGKLDDNKFKLKNLIEEKLGNNFNNIYYDLLDSKPRGLMNIYYFLESAKKYEELDEKNKNLFIKRILNIIIDSSSILNIEKESIEELIEIQDKKVIVNFEKFSFKDFSEQNLLKLYLMVFIDELINENQTIYEKEILNYFVEYFKTNLNLASISYSSKEMYDIFLTKSDLVKNIELFHLIRKELGNRKIEESDFISAYVQSLTLILQGQSIPDYFCENLIYNKEKIKRIIEKLQNSNKIEENQVRKEMEFIFQNLCLVDGIRDIIEEPLNINLDEWKKICGGIKKKNNYELLSEKSSRCLESNFKEFGLGSMNIMDTSLIEKLENMRKDVRDILNTAELLEFELDNKLQEIIELEDEWKNIFLRKDINIDEQREKRTRLINDLKQEYSNNLEIGDFVELSKIIRGGLFREFKINTLKLDEELQNLGIILESNSMEAVEKQIKKIEKSIQNEEGNLQRVMKIREIVNKLDFLKIHYMVLNETSKCNEIDVKAELNSSFLKIRENYIEIYEKELNHYLYESLFKSKPLKEISQMLDDIDERIFELENGLILSKEILSIKDEVILNIIKESAYSRLLNLNNYINPMKFLKLSKDSIKNIRGLSLNQGKDVINKELIYVQNYILKNINMSREQFMNIEYEEFVSDSNYINLKVYLNLFKMLLKEKMEKSKIKIAGSREEKLKSLEKSLKTKTKLKNLFSESKK
- a CDS encoding amidohydrolase family protein — its product is MKIDTKYIDRTLNTILSPFRNIEFFENDIFKNSKNISEVLNELYPILNKEIEILNLDELELTFKKFYGLSFQKLKDNPEKRYLQLLKSFSESFLTHRDGEITFKYWNSEKDIFKAFDSVEKVLIWNSLTRIIPTDIIGVLFLRANKLNDLENLKNYSSIIKLEDKQLNSILKKGISETHLHASASTDFYNSWKNLMRLKNRNESFYEDRILGKFEKLEKFKVLAAIYRILLADFICKRDEDELDFKRYLKEKRKDIYYKLEYKEIKDGNTQELEEIFHKLKENIISNGNFTVEEFEKLKNGDILRYIWKEEDIEELKTNEENIFLMKCLNYLDLGENKDKIFLECFFDYLKVKNVYFKIMVQGNKVKGLDIFTNYFKRSTKIGADEDEYWWEHRIRTQFKDSNLKKVEFRISPSTSFDIMKKELLAIFQSYKKVLESEFFDGDIDFPKIGIIYHFIKSRDQSKLQKCWYKKCKNKSEHGLLNFNKNIIQYEKEKKNILELRKIRNLSKYIVGVDGASIENNTEPWVFTSIYDGIRDSDNGYRCDSGRGIKSLGFSFHAGEDFRHIITGIRRIDETMKYFKYHSGDRIGHGIALGVDMKRWCEHHPVIILPRVEYFENLIWMWGKSRERILEMNLTYLEKLIFDTGKDIYGKMDGITIFNLWEMYCKKFEKFHVEDISTKGYSPCLISVDSNIEELGRERFERVLCFKDKNQIWTLESLLKAYHCEKYLCRMNEPIQIRIKKEEIEIFEKLQKLVLKKISEDGIIIETNPTSNMAIGELKSIFEHYITNLNRLEYEKDDENYKYLMVSINSDDPSVFNSILSNEFAYIYYSLINEGYPKEVVLRWIDKVREYGMNSSFIDDKKQNLDKTIIELCEIIETLNKY
- a CDS encoding VanZ family protein codes for the protein MKKEKVFKFLSIAVMLSIFWFSHQDAKESARQSTYVKKQVNKVIGKGIKYNIRKNAHFFIYMVLGMSLLLSREKAGKREILEIVGFVILYAISDEFHQSFIPGRGTSFKDVCIDTLGGTSGILVVKTTAYTRNIYFYNESIVK
- a CDS encoding GntR family transcriptional regulator gives rise to the protein MMKFALKNLKESNREYVYRTLKENIINFSYVPGDMISEPEICSLFNMSRTPIREAFIKLSEDNLVNIYPQKGTFISKISTSRLDEAMFMRESLEKSVFKVAQEKLTPEDIIELKKLVKFQDGILEFGSDIKEFFYLDNQFHATIFNKCGFSSIWNSIENISQDYNRFRFLDTISKINATKVIEQHSQIIEALETKNEELFNQIISEHLRNICPQLELFKEKFPNYFE
- a CDS encoding TRAP transporter substrate-binding protein — its product is MRKFFNLVLFLFIATVSFSFFGSKEKTVEWKLGHNANTDHIWHETAVKFSEAVETKTNGKVKVKIFPNGQLGSETDMINSVRLGTLDMVLTGETLQNWAPKAALMAVPYAFRDLNHMNTVLNGEIGQEIKENIQTNAGLIPLYYHERAPRNLTTNREIKSVGDLKGMIIRVPDVPIFVKTWEKLEAKPTPMSLQEVFTSLQQNTIHAQENPYDLIYSLGFYEVQKYAYETEHVIQWIYATVGEKQFNKLTPEQQTAVLEAAEEAQLFAQGKFQEFVTTSRQNLLDKGMKIVSVNKEEYQNKIMPEMQNILTPEQYELYLKIVNTK
- a CDS encoding TRAP transporter small permease, with product MKKGYIEKTLECMVIISFLMLILVVFLQVFARFFLPKAPSWTEELSRFLFIYSIMTAAPLALKRNEFVRVDILLVKLNKKLQHVLEIITYVLLNIFFLIIAYEGFTFGELGLKQTSPAMGIPMYLSYGTICYSGVFLLIYGLQILKDKITKKSDIKISAINLEEGRVEWN